In Terriglobus aquaticus, the genomic window TCGGCTTTATAAGCGGACCGCTGAACCTACCGTCAGCGCGGGAGCGGCATACAGCGTTCCAGGCGGCCTGTAAGCAGTTCCGCATACGGCTGATGCCGCGCCGGATGACGCAAGGTGATCACCGCGTCGACGGTGGTTATAAAGCGATGCAGCAGCTTCTTCAGACCAACACCGACCTGACAGCGGTCGTCTGTTCCAACGACCTGACCGCGATCGGCGCGATGGAGATGCTCTTTGAGAGCGGCCTTCGCGTTCCAGAGGACATTTCAGTCGTCGGCAGTGACGACATTTTATTGAGCGCTTACACTCGCCCGGGCCTGACCACGGTGAATGTGCCGCGGGAAGACCTGGCAGGAGCGGCCTTTCGCAGTCTGTTGTCTTACACGCTGGGCGCCGACGTGAACGTTGTGGGACAGGAGCACATCTTTACGCCGAAGCTGGTCTGTCGCGGATCGACTGCGGCGAATGCTTCGAGGTCTGACGAAGAGCCATGAGCGCAGCATCTTTCCGCGTTGGTTGCTCGATCGCGCTGGTGCTGTTCCAGACGGCTTTGCTGAGTGCGCAGTTGACACCTGCGTCCACCGTGGCCGACGACGCAGGCTGCCGAAAAACCTATGCCGCGAAGGAGTTCCAGGCCGCTGCCAACTGCTTTGCCGTGATCGCCGCAAGGAAGGCCGATCAGCCCGAAGAAGCAAGCGGTGCGCTGCTGATGGAAGCGAAAAGCCTGCTTCATGCGAACCAGCCAGATCGCGCCGAGGCTGCGCTGCGCGCAGCAGTAAATGCGGCTCCGCAAACAGCGGAAAGTCTGTACCTGTTGGGACTCCTGCTGGAAGAGCGAAACCAGCCGAAGGAGTCGCTCGAGATTTACACCAGGGCAGCGGCGCTGCAACCCCCAAACGGAGAGCAGCTTCGGATAGTTGCGAGGGATTACGTACTGCTGGATAGCTACAAGGAAGCTGCTCATTGGCTTCAGAAGGCGGTGGCCTTCAGTCCAGGGAACGCGGAAGCCTGGTACGACCTCGGGCGCGTGCACATGCACGATGGTCGCTATCCGGATGCGGTAACGGCTCTGAGGAAAAGTCTTGCCATCCAGCCAAGCGCGAAGGCAGAGGATAACCTCGGCATCTGCCTGGAAGCGGAGAACCAGTCCGACGCCGCCCTCTCCGCCTACGCGAAGGCGGTCACGCTCGCCGATGCCGAGCCGCATCCGAGCGAGCAACCGTTTGTGGATTACGGCAAGCTCCTGGATCATCGCAACGAATTCAGCACGGCACTGCCTCTGTTGAAGCGCGCGGCCGATCTGAATCCGAAGAGCAGCGCCGCATTCGCGGAGCTGTCTCGTGCCTACAGCGGCGCGGGTCAGACAGACGCTGCTCGCTCGGCCATGGAAACAGCGGTCAGGCTGGATTCCGGCAATTCGCGGCTGCATTTCCAGCTAGGCCGGCTGTATCGGGCTTCCGGAAGAACGGCCGAAGCACAGCGTGAGTTTGAACTCAGCTCAAAGCTGTACGGAGAAAAATCCGCGGAGTAGCGGGATTGAATCGTTTCGACAGGCGAGCATCCGCCGCGTTGCAAGTTCGCTTTCGGCTCCTCCAATCGATGGAGTTGACATGCCTTCAAATGGCCTATTAGTCTTGCGCCCGATCCTGAAAATGTAACCGCTTACACCGGGACAGGTGGGGCGGCGAACAACAGCAAATTCGGTCAAGGTACGACGAAGCGCGATCTTGAATGCGCGTGTGCTTTTGGAGGCAACATTGAGGTTCGCAATCAAAATATCTCGTGTACTTGTAGGAGCACTGCTGCTGATCTTTGCGGCGGTGTATGCCGGTGCGCAGACGAATCAGGGGCAGATCGCCGGCAACGTGCTGGACGCCAGTGGCGCTGCAGTAGCGGACGCTGTGGTCACCGCCAAAGGTGATCAGACCGGCGCAACCTATACAGCCAAATCGACCTCGTCCGGGAACTACCGCTTCCCTTCCATCCAGCTCGGCCGCTACACCATCACCACAACCGCGCCTGGTTTCAAATCCACAGTCAGCACAGGCGTCGAGGTACGCGTCGGCACCGTGACCAGCCTGGACATCAGCCTGGCAGCCGGTGGAGCGAATGAGTCGGTCACGATCACTGCTAACGCCCCCTCGGTGGAAGCAGAGTCGTCGGATGTTGGCGGCACGGTGAACACGCGACAGATCGTCGAATTGCCTCTCGCTTTGGGTGGCGTTGGCGCAATGCGCGCCCCAGAATCTTTTGTGTTCCTCATCCCTGGCACAGTCGGACCGGGTTCCGGCAACAGCAACAATGGCATCTTCATCTCGCAACTCGGCGGCGGCCAGAACTTCGGCAACGAAGTCCTGCTGGACGGTGCGTCCCAGACACGTTCAGAGAACGGCTCCTCGTTTGACGAAGAGGCGCCTTCGGTCGAAGCCATCTCGGAGTTCAAGGTGACTACTTCCACTCCGGAAGCTGAGTTTGGACGAACCACCGGCGGCATCGAGAACTTCGTGACCAAGAGTGGCAGTAACGCCTTCCATGGCACAATTTTCGATATCTTCCGCAACGAAGATCTGAACGCCAACAACTGGTTCAACAACGGATATAAAGCCTTCTACACCGCCAATCCCACACAGGGATCCGAGTCTGCCTACAACCGTCCCAACGATAAGCAGAACGATTACGGCGGGAACTTCGGCGGACCTGTCTCCATTCCCCACCTGTACAACGGCCGGGATAAGACGTTCTTTTTCTTCAACTGGGAGCAGTACCGGCATACATTAGGCGGGCCGATTACGAGCACCGTGCCCACGGTTGCGGAACGGGGAGGAAACTTCAGCGACCTGTTGGGTTCACAGAAGCTGGACAACAACGGGAAGCCAATCCTGAATCCCTGCGATGGAACCCCGCTGTACAACGGTCAGATCTTCGATCCCAACACGACCCGCACGGTCAACGGAATTCAGTGCCGCACGGCTTTCGCCAACAACACGATTCCGCAGGGCCGCATCAGCCCGCAAGCGCTGAAGCTGCTTAGCTACTATCCCGTTCCGAATGCGAGTGGCGTGTCCAACAACTACACGCTTACCACCTCTTCGCCACTGACCAACACTACCTATAGCGTCCGGGTTGACGAGAACATCGGCGCCAAGGACAAGATCTACGGCTCGTACAACACGCGCGAGAATACGCGCTTCAGTCCGCAGAATTTCCAATTGCCCGCTCCTGTGACGCCAAACGTGCAGACGCAGGATTTCATCACGCACTTCGGACGCGGTGGTTGGGATCACATCTTCACACCCAACGTGCTGAACCACCTGAATCTGGGGTACAACCGTTCCAATTCGATCAACGGCTCCATCTACCTGCAGGGTGGGACGAACTACTCCAGCCAGCTTGGCATTCCGGGGCTGGTCACCGGGTTCCCTCTGGTCAACATCACCGGCTACGTAAGCCTTAGCCGCAATCAGAACGACGACAACGTCGACAACGGCATCCGGGTCAACGACTCCCTGAGCTGGCAGAAGGGCCGCAACAGCTTCAAGTTCGGCGTGGATTACCGGTACCAGCAGTATTCGTCCATCGCCAATGACGTTACTAACGGGTACTTCAACTTCAACGGCAACCAGACCAAGGCAGCGCGAACCAGTCCCTACCAGGACGGCACCGGCCTGGGTCAGGCGAGCTTCCTACTTGGTCTGTACGACTCGGCGGGAATCACGATTCCGAATCATCAGCCGCGCTGGATCAGCAATTACTGGGCAGGCTTCTTCCAGGATGACTTCAAGGTCAACAGCAGCCTGGTGCTGAATCTCGGTGTCCGGTACGACATCGACCAACCCCGTCGCGAAGCGCAGAACAACACGTCAAACTTCAGCCCAACGGCCATTGATCCCTACACCGGAACGCCGGGCGCGCTGGTATTCGCGACCACCTGCACGAACTGCAACAAGCGCTGGGCGGACACGTGGACCAAGGACATCGCTCCACGCATCGGCTTCGCTTACTCACCGGCCTCACTGAACAACAAGTTCGTTCTGCGTGGTGGTTTCGCCGTCCTCTACGGTCCGCTGCAATACAGCGACTTTGGTGGCGCGACGACAACGGGATACAACAGCCCGGTGAACCTCAACTCGAACGGCTTCGATCCAAGCTTCAACTTGAGCTCAGGTCTCGGAAACGTTTCGTTTGCCCCGAACCTCGATCCCGGCTTCTATGACAGCCGTGATTCGAGCGCACCGCGTAACTTCAGCAATTACATCAAACCGTCCTACGGGCGCCCTCCGATGATCGAGCAGTGGAATCTGCAGGTTCAGCAGGAGCTGGCCAAAGACCTGATCTTCACCCTCGGCTACATCGGGAACGAGGGAGCGCATCTCCGTTCCGGCATCGAGAACGTCAACAATACCTCGCCGTCCACTTTCATCCGGGGCGACGAACTCACCCGTACCTTCGGCTACGAGGCTCCGGCTCTCGGCACCGCCAAGCCCTACGCGGGATTCAACAACAACGCCAACTATTTCCAGGCACTTCGGCCATTCCCGCAGTATGACTACATCGCGACGGACTGCTGTCTGCAGAACGTGGGTCACTCGTCCTACGACGCGCTCATCGCATCCCTGGAGCGGCGCTTCTCGCAAGGTTTGAATCTGCAGGCGTCGTACACCTGGTCCAAGCACATTACCAACGCGGATTCGTCCTTGCCGGGCATCAATGCCGGCGTCAATCAGGAGCAGGATCCCTCTAATCCAAAGAGCACGAAATCACTGTCCATTCAGGACATCCCGAACACCTTCGTGGTCAGCTACATCTACGAGCTGCCGTTTGGAAAAGGCAAGGCGTTCGGCAACTTCCACAATCCCCTACTTCGCGCGGCAGTCAGTGGGTTTGAGATCGGTGGAGTCCAGCGGTACCAGTCGGGACAGCCGACCTCCTTTGGCGGCGCCACCGGTATTCCTGGTTTCCAGAACTTCATTGAGTTCACGCGCGTCCCGGGTTCGCAGCTTGCCAGCCCCGCACGGCGCGGACACATTGACCCGTTCCGTCGCTTGAAGGCGGGCAATCCTAACAACTTCTACTCGGACCCGAACACAGACAGCGAGTTCAACGGTCCGACCAACACCGGCAACGCCGCCCAGTCACAGTTCCAAAACGCGCCGGCGTTTCTCGATCAGAACAATCCTCAGATCCGCATCGCGCGAGCGCAGGTTGCGTGCGTTGCACCTGGAACCGTGGTCACGCCCAACTGTGACAACGGAGGTTTTCTCTTCGGCAACGTTCCACGTGTGACGGGTGAAATCCGGAACTACCGCTACTACAACGAGGATTTCAGCTTCCTGAAGAAGACGCCCATCGCTGAAGGCGTTGTGTTCACCCTGAAGGTCGAGTTGCTCAACGCCTTCAACCGTCACACCTTCTCAACCCCAGACACCGAACCGAACGATACGACCTTCGGCGTTCCAACCGGAACCATCAACGGACCTCGTCAGATGCAGATCACCGGCCGTATTCAATTCTGACGAGAGAGCAGCAAGGTCGGCGGGAGCACGCAACCGTGCTCCCGCCGATTGCATTTCACGGCTCCAGTGGGTCTAACTGTGCGGATGAGATATGTGACAAGTCGACATGCCGTGTTGTCCCGCGTTCGTCTCCTTGTGATCGGCTCTTGCTGCTTTCTCACTGCTGCCGCGCAGGACCTGTCGCACCAACGGACAGCCAAGGAGATCGATGCTTTGGTGCGCGAGGCAAAGGTAGAGCGCGACTCCGGGCAAACGGTAGAGGCCGAGGATCTGTTGCGGAAGGCTCTCGCCGCCGATCCGCAATCGGTGCCCGCCAACAATGCCTTGGGCGATCTGCTGTTCCAGCGTCGTCGTTTTCCGGAGGCCATGGAGCGCTTCGAAGCCGTCCTGCAGGTCAGCCCGCGAGATGCTGAGGCGCGCAGTGGAGAAGAAAAGGCAGCGCTCGCCCTGGCGCTTCACTACAAAGCTTCGGGCGACGCCGACTCTTGCGTGAGAACGCTTGAACACGCCAGTGCGGAGGTCCCCGGTGATGTCGTGCTTCTGACGGATCTTGGTATTCAGCAGCAGCAGATGGGCCGGTTGAAGTCTGCGCGAGAGACTCTCAAGGCGGCGCTTGCCACCGGCCCGGAAGACCCTAAAGCCATGTATGCGCTCGGTCGTGTCGCGATGGACCTGCAGGACTTCCCCGCCGCAGAGCAGCAATTCCGGGCTTACTTACGATTGCGGCCCAACGACGCCACTGCCCACTACGGCCTGGGCCGCGTTTTCCAGATGCAGCAGCGCACCGATGCCGCCGCGAAAGAGTTCGAGACTTCTCTCCAGCTCCAGCCCGAGCAGGCCGAGTCGCGGTTTCAACTGGGCCAAATGGCCATGGAGGCAAATCGCGACGCCGAGGCGGCTTCCGACTTCCAGCAGGTCGTAGAGCGCGTTCCGTCACATGGCGGTGCGCTCACCGGTCTTGGCTTCCTGGCATACCGGCGCAAGAACTACACGGATGCGGAGCGCTGGCTCTCGCGCGCCATCGCTGCTTCGCCGGACTACCAGCCCGCACACTATTACCTGGGCCTTACCTTGCGGCGCCTTGGCCGCCAGCAGGAATCGGAAAGAGAGCTGCGTGTGGCAACAGACCTTGTCAGGAAGCAGCAAGACAAGAGCGCACCGGTTCCAGCGCCCTGATTCCTTTTTCGGGGAAGAAGACCGCACGGGTGCGGAACGTCAGCGCTGAAGCGGCAGGTGCATCACAGTGACGCTGGCATTCGGAAAGGTGTAGTGCAACTTCCTTGACGCTGGCCGCTGGTCAGCAACGGGGGCAATCCGCTGCGGGTTCTCCTCATCATTCTCGTCCAGGATGCTGCTGCCGTGGATCGTACGAATGTGCGCAGTGCCCTTCACCGGCAAACTGCCGAGATCAATTTCAGCCTCCATAGCGCGGGTCAGGTGGCGATTCACGCATGTGAGCAGCACTTCGCTTGCGTTCTCGGGTTCGCTCGCAACGCAGTCCAGGTAAGGCACGTCCGCGATCTCCGGCAGGCGCGTGATGCCGTGGCTAATCGTGTACGTGCCGCCGTCGCTCACAACGTCGAGCAGCGTATGCGGCTGCGCCTGCGCGTACTCGCGCAACACGTAGTACGCGGGTGCACCGTACACCTGGCCGCGCTTCTTCCAGATGCCGCCGAACTCCATGATGCCCGTCATGTCAGAGATGGAGAGCACGCCCGCATTGCGCATCAGCATGTTCAGGAAGCCTCCCGCAAACAGCGCGCCGCCCATGTTGGTGAAGTTGGGACTACTGCGCTGCTCCGAGATCATGAGCCACTCGGTGAATGCCACGCGAACGTCTTTGTGCCCGGCCGCGGCGGCCTGCTGCTGGATCTGGTGCATGCGGGGAGCAAGTCCCCACGGAAGCGCAAGCGCCGCCATGCTTCTGAAATCCGCGTCACCACGCAACTGCGTTGAATCTGTGACCACGAAGTGCGTCGACAGGTAGTTGAACGTCCCCGGCGCATTCGTAAGCTGCCGAGCATTCCAGTCGTGGAAGGAATCTTCATCGCCGCCTGTTGCGATCAGCCTGGCTCTGGGATCGGCAGCACGCACAGCCTGACTGGTCGCGAGCGTCACGGCGGCGATGCGTTCCGGTCCCGGGTAGGCGATCTGGAAGTCCCCCCACAGCTCATTGCCCAGTTCCCAAAGTAGCCCGCCATGGTGGTCGCCCCAGTGCGCATTCACATAGCGCACCCATTCGGCATCCGACTCGGGCGTGCCCGTGCCAAGGTTCAGTGCTATCTGCGGGCTAGCGTGAATCAGTTCACAGAAACGCAGAAATTCGTCGGTGCCGAAGGTGTTGTATTCCGGAATCCCCCAGGATGGATTGATCACGGACACACGCTTGTCCGTGGGGCCAACTCCGTCATGCCAGTCATAGGCCGATGTGAAATTGCCGCCGAAACGCACGATTGGAGAGTGCAGGTCGCGCGCCATTTGGATTTCATCAGGATCCATACCGTCGATCGCATCGGCCGGGAACAGGGACACGGAGTCGAACTGCGCACGAGCGTCATCGTCCAGTGCAAGCACCAGATCTACTGGCTCCAGCCTCGCCACCTCATTGGGCTTCAGACTGAGGCGAACTTCATACTTGGTCCACTCCGGCTTATCCGCCACCACCTGTGCCGAAGCCAGAATCTTGTCTGGCTGGTTGTGCCGCCGCAGCGATACAGAGACGTTGCCGTTGCCGCGAACGTGCTTGACCCAGAGCGATGCGTTGTAGGTGTTCTGGCGCTGCGGAGAGAGATAGACACGCTGACGGATGCCGACCGTCTTGCCCGGTAATGCCATCACCAGCAGCGACTGATTGGAGTTTGCCGCGTCGCCACGGACTGGAAGATAGCGATTGCCCTGCCGCTGATCGAGCGGCTCCCACGGCAGCGGAAGGCCAAGCTCAGAAGCTCGGCGAAGCTCCGGTCGTTCGCGAAGCATGGCTGCGATGTTGCCAGCGGACCAGAGCCCCTCTTCCAAGGATGGGTTCTCGACAACGTCGGCCCAGAGACCGCCATAGGTTGAATGCCCGATCGGCTCCAGAAAGCTCCCGAATAGTGTTGCCGGGATCACCTGCGGCTGAGCCCGAGGACTCACGTGAATGTGGGTGATGTCCGGTGGATTTGCCGACTCTGTTACCTGAGCCCGAGCTCCTGTTCGAGGCGACAGCAACACAGCGATCACGACGAGTGCCCTGGCGGAATGGCGACCTACAAGCTGACGAGCGAGCATTCTTCAAGAGCCTCCCGGAAGCGTCGCAATTATAGATTGCGACACAGTCGGTCTGTGCTCAGGGAACAGCTACACAAAACCCAAACCTGTTTCCAAGATCCTGCCAGCAGCTTTACCGGACACGACTCCAGCATAAATGGGCCTTTCTCGCTGCCGAGCGATCCGGGTTCTCTTCTAAATCCCGAAACGCTGTAGCTTCTCGTAGAGCAGCCGACGTTGGATGCTCAATCTGCGTGCCGCCTCGGACTTATTTCCTCCGGAGAGCATGAGGGCGCGTTCGATCAGGTAACGCTCCCACCTTGCGGTCGCCTCGTGGAACGGCAGTTCTTCCCAGGACTTGAGATCTGCCTCGCCCTGTCGTACTGGGGGGCGCAAGTAATTCTGCAGCCTCGCCTCGGTGATCGGTCTGCCGGCTGCTTCCACCGCTGCTTTATTCATCAGTTGCTCTAGCTCGCGTACATTACCCGGAAAAGAGTACCCCTCCAGGGCTAGCAATGCAGATGAATCGAGCGCGGAGGTTGGCATCCTGTTCAGGGACGCGAACCGTTCGAGGAAGTATTCGGCGAGTAGGCCGATATCAGCTTTCCGAGCTCGCAACGGCGGAAGCTCGATGTGGTACGCATTGAGGCGGTAGAACAGGTCGGAACGGAACCTGCCGTGCTCGACTTCCTGGGTCAAGCTCCGATTGGTCGCTGCGATCACGCGCACATTGGCCTTCGCCGCCCTGGTCCCGCCGACACGTTGATATGTCCTCTCCTGGAGGACACGGAGCAACTTCGGCTGTACAGCCAGCGGCATTTCCCCGATCTCGTCGAGGAAAAGCGTGCCGCTCTCCGCCTGCTCAAAGCTACCCATCCGTTGCGACGTAGCGCCCGTGAAAGCTCCGCGCTCGTGGCCGAACAACTCAGATTCCACAAGCTCCTCGGGGATCGCTGCGCAGTTCACTGCGACGAACGGCCCTTTCACCCGTGGACTGTTGCGATGGATGACTTTCGCGACTACCTCTTTCCCGGTTCCAGTCTCCCCTTCCAAAAGAATCGTGAGGTCGGTCTGAGCCACCTGACCAACGCGCTTGAATGCTTCGATCCAAGCCGGCGATTTGCCAACAAGCTGTTCGCTGCCATTTGCAACTGTGGACGGAGCAATGGAGAGCCGACCGTCGCGAAACCGTTCTCGCTGCAAACGTTCAAGACTTCGCTGCAGAACAACATGCTCTAAAGCACGATTGAGACTTGCGAGCACTACATCGACATCGATGGGCTTCACAAGAAAGTCGTAGGCTCCAGCTTGCATCGCCTGAACAGTGCTTTCGGCGTCGCCGTAGGCCGTAAGCACAATCACTGGAATTCGTTGCTCGGCATCATGCTGCTGCATGGCCCGGAGCACGTCCAGGCCGCCAAGCGGTGACATACGCCAGTCGCAGAGTGCAACGTCAGGAGCCTCTTCACTCAGAATCTGTATGGCCTCGTGACCGTTCGAGGCTTGCAGCACTGTGTGGTCTTCACCGGCCACTAGGTCGGAGAGTGTCTCGCGAAGGTTCTGGTCGTCGTCGATGATGAGTACGGTAGCCATGGCTCAGCGCAGTCGTGTTGGCAATTGGATTTGGATAGAGGCTCCTTCCGCCTTGTTTGCAATCGTAAGAGACCCGTCGAGTGCGTGGATGATCTCCCGCGTGATGGCGAGGCCTAGACCGGTGCCTTGGGCGCGCGTGGTGAAAAAGGGTTCGGTAGCGCTCTGCAAGCCTATGGCAGAGAAGCCGCCGGCATTGTCCTCTACGAGGATGAGCGCTGTTCCATTGTGTTCACGGCAACGTACGTAAATCCAAGGTTCCGCAGTATGCCGATCTTCATGCTGGTGCACCGCGTTCTCGAGGAGATTATCGAGCACCTGGTTGAGACGCGAAGAGTCCATGATGGCTGGAATACGATCCTCCCCGATGTAGCGAATATCGACATTGGGGAAACGAGCCCGCCATCGCAGCACGGCCTCCGTACACAGCACCGCAAGGTCGGTATCGATGAGATTGAGGTGAATCGGCCGTGAAAAGTCGAGTAGCCTCTCGATGATCGCATCGAGACGGTCCACTTCTGCCAGGATCACAGCCGTCCCTTGACAAGTAAGTTCTTCCTGGGTCTTGCGTTGCGCCATCTGTGCCCGCAAGCGAATCGTCGCGAGCGGATTTCGTAACTCGTGCGCAACCCCAGCGGCAAGTTGGCCGATAGCAGCCAAACGTTCGCTCTGCCGTACCCGCACTTGCAATTCACGTTCACGAGCCATCTGGCCCCGCAACGCCGCCGTGAGCCGATCCAGACCGTCAAGCACGCGATGAAACTCTGCCAGTCGAACGTTCGCAGGGTGTGGCTGTTCGTCGAGATCGGACTCCATCGAGGTGAGGCGGTTCAGCACAGCGTCCGTCCCTGCACCGACCTGCCGGAGAACGAAGAAAGCGAAGAGCACGGTGACGCAGGCGGTGAGACCAAAGCCAAAGGCGCTCCATAACAGTTCCCTGCGGCGGTCTGACTCCGCGCCGGGGATGCGTCGCATTAGCCAAGCTGCTCCCGATGGACCGCCTGTGCAAGCCTTGGACTCGCAAATTGGAACGGCAACGAACAGAACTACATCATGGGGACCGTGGAACTGATCTTGTTGCAAGCTTCTCGATGTGTACGCGGCCGCTGTGATGTTGAGGATTTCCGGCGTCTCACGTGCGGGAAGAGCGGCGGGGTCACCGGGGCCTTCATGGGTCGGGAA contains:
- a CDS encoding tetratricopeptide repeat protein — its product is MTSRHAVLSRVRLLVIGSCCFLTAAAQDLSHQRTAKEIDALVREAKVERDSGQTVEAEDLLRKALAADPQSVPANNALGDLLFQRRRFPEAMERFEAVLQVSPRDAEARSGEEKAALALALHYKASGDADSCVRTLEHASAEVPGDVVLLTDLGIQQQQMGRLKSARETLKAALATGPEDPKAMYALGRVAMDLQDFPAAEQQFRAYLRLRPNDATAHYGLGRVFQMQQRTDAAAKEFETSLQLQPEQAESRFQLGQMAMEANRDAEAASDFQQVVERVPSHGGALTGLGFLAYRRKNYTDAERWLSRAIAASPDYQPAHYYLGLTLRRLGRQQESERELRVATDLVRKQQDKSAPVPAP
- a CDS encoding alpha-L-arabinofuranosidase C-terminal domain-containing protein, coding for MSPRAQPQVIPATLFGSFLEPIGHSTYGGLWADVVENPSLEEGLWSAGNIAAMLRERPELRRASELGLPLPWEPLDQRQGNRYLPVRGDAANSNQSLLVMALPGKTVGIRQRVYLSPQRQNTYNASLWVKHVRGNGNVSVSLRRHNQPDKILASAQVVADKPEWTKYEVRLSLKPNEVARLEPVDLVLALDDDARAQFDSVSLFPADAIDGMDPDEIQMARDLHSPIVRFGGNFTSAYDWHDGVGPTDKRVSVINPSWGIPEYNTFGTDEFLRFCELIHASPQIALNLGTGTPESDAEWVRYVNAHWGDHHGGLLWELGNELWGDFQIAYPGPERIAAVTLATSQAVRAADPRARLIATGGDEDSFHDWNARQLTNAPGTFNYLSTHFVVTDSTQLRGDADFRSMAALALPWGLAPRMHQIQQQAAAAGHKDVRVAFTEWLMISEQRSSPNFTNMGGALFAGGFLNMLMRNAGVLSISDMTGIMEFGGIWKKRGQVYGAPAYYVLREYAQAQPHTLLDVVSDGGTYTISHGITRLPEIADVPYLDCVASEPENASEVLLTCVNRHLTRAMEAEIDLGSLPVKGTAHIRTIHGSSILDENDEENPQRIAPVADQRPASRKLHYTFPNASVTVMHLPLQR
- a CDS encoding sensor histidine kinase, with the protein product MRRIPGAESDRRRELLWSAFGFGLTACVTVLFAFFVLRQVGAGTDAVLNRLTSMESDLDEQPHPANVRLAEFHRVLDGLDRLTAALRGQMARERELQVRVRQSERLAAIGQLAAGVAHELRNPLATIRLRAQMAQRKTQEELTCQGTAVILAEVDRLDAIIERLLDFSRPIHLNLIDTDLAVLCTEAVLRWRARFPNVDIRYIGEDRIPAIMDSSRLNQVLDNLLENAVHQHEDRHTAEPWIYVRCREHNGTALILVEDNAGGFSAIGLQSATEPFFTTRAQGTGLGLAITREIIHALDGSLTIANKAEGASIQIQLPTRLR
- a CDS encoding sigma-54-dependent transcriptional regulator — protein: MATVLIIDDDQNLRETLSDLVAGEDHTVLQASNGHEAIQILSEEAPDVALCDWRMSPLGGLDVLRAMQQHDAEQRIPVIVLTAYGDAESTVQAMQAGAYDFLVKPIDVDVVLASLNRALEHVVLQRSLERLQRERFRDGRLSIAPSTVANGSEQLVGKSPAWIEAFKRVGQVAQTDLTILLEGETGTGKEVVAKVIHRNSPRVKGPFVAVNCAAIPEELVESELFGHERGAFTGATSQRMGSFEQAESGTLFLDEIGEMPLAVQPKLLRVLQERTYQRVGGTRAAKANVRVIAATNRSLTQEVEHGRFRSDLFYRLNAYHIELPPLRARKADIGLLAEYFLERFASLNRMPTSALDSSALLALEGYSFPGNVRELEQLMNKAAVEAAGRPITEARLQNYLRPPVRQGEADLKSWEELPFHEATARWERYLIERALMLSGGNKSEAARRLSIQRRLLYEKLQRFGI
- a CDS encoding TonB-dependent receptor, with translation MRFAIKISRVLVGALLLIFAAVYAGAQTNQGQIAGNVLDASGAAVADAVVTAKGDQTGATYTAKSTSSGNYRFPSIQLGRYTITTTAPGFKSTVSTGVEVRVGTVTSLDISLAAGGANESVTITANAPSVEAESSDVGGTVNTRQIVELPLALGGVGAMRAPESFVFLIPGTVGPGSGNSNNGIFISQLGGGQNFGNEVLLDGASQTRSENGSSFDEEAPSVEAISEFKVTTSTPEAEFGRTTGGIENFVTKSGSNAFHGTIFDIFRNEDLNANNWFNNGYKAFYTANPTQGSESAYNRPNDKQNDYGGNFGGPVSIPHLYNGRDKTFFFFNWEQYRHTLGGPITSTVPTVAERGGNFSDLLGSQKLDNNGKPILNPCDGTPLYNGQIFDPNTTRTVNGIQCRTAFANNTIPQGRISPQALKLLSYYPVPNASGVSNNYTLTTSSPLTNTTYSVRVDENIGAKDKIYGSYNTRENTRFSPQNFQLPAPVTPNVQTQDFITHFGRGGWDHIFTPNVLNHLNLGYNRSNSINGSIYLQGGTNYSSQLGIPGLVTGFPLVNITGYVSLSRNQNDDNVDNGIRVNDSLSWQKGRNSFKFGVDYRYQQYSSIANDVTNGYFNFNGNQTKAARTSPYQDGTGLGQASFLLGLYDSAGITIPNHQPRWISNYWAGFFQDDFKVNSSLVLNLGVRYDIDQPRREAQNNTSNFSPTAIDPYTGTPGALVFATTCTNCNKRWADTWTKDIAPRIGFAYSPASLNNKFVLRGGFAVLYGPLQYSDFGGATTTGYNSPVNLNSNGFDPSFNLSSGLGNVSFAPNLDPGFYDSRDSSAPRNFSNYIKPSYGRPPMIEQWNLQVQQELAKDLIFTLGYIGNEGAHLRSGIENVNNTSPSTFIRGDELTRTFGYEAPALGTAKPYAGFNNNANYFQALRPFPQYDYIATDCCLQNVGHSSYDALIASLERRFSQGLNLQASYTWSKHITNADSSLPGINAGVNQEQDPSNPKSTKSLSIQDIPNTFVVSYIYELPFGKGKAFGNFHNPLLRAAVSGFEIGGVQRYQSGQPTSFGGATGIPGFQNFIEFTRVPGSQLASPARRGHIDPFRRLKAGNPNNFYSDPNTDSEFNGPTNTGNAAQSQFQNAPAFLDQNNPQIRIARAQVACVAPGTVVTPNCDNGGFLFGNVPRVTGEIRNYRYYNEDFSFLKKTPIAEGVVFTLKVELLNAFNRHTFSTPDTEPNDTTFGVPTGTINGPRQMQITGRIQF
- a CDS encoding tetratricopeptide repeat protein, with the translated sequence MSAASFRVGCSIALVLFQTALLSAQLTPASTVADDAGCRKTYAAKEFQAAANCFAVIAARKADQPEEASGALLMEAKSLLHANQPDRAEAALRAAVNAAPQTAESLYLLGLLLEERNQPKESLEIYTRAAALQPPNGEQLRIVARDYVLLDSYKEAAHWLQKAVAFSPGNAEAWYDLGRVHMHDGRYPDAVTALRKSLAIQPSAKAEDNLGICLEAENQSDAALSAYAKAVTLADAEPHPSEQPFVDYGKLLDHRNEFSTALPLLKRAADLNPKSSAAFAELSRAYSGAGQTDAARSAMETAVRLDSGNSRLHFQLGRLYRASGRTAEAQREFELSSKLYGEKSAE